Proteins co-encoded in one bacterium genomic window:
- a CDS encoding GspE/PulE family protein: MGLFGIGKSKEGPKVPKKEEAARTMDGAVEGTDPLANVPENEQAAPAGPKRKVPTKEQREYFDAMNRATRPGMKSSLAVMLEESGLVNQEMIQDAMEKEGAASLKRSLIQTGQLREEDIMDVIAEKLGMETIDLHEVPIDEDLIAQISKKVAKDYQIFPVSYTDDEITIAIADPLNIQVMDDLERILSKKVHGMVAREEDIERYFKRYYEGDEIADLYQEATNSLHEQEAEAREAYVTMDINEDENVPPVVRFVDLIFKQAVHDRASDIHIEPSRYGVTIRFRIDGVCHEVPSPPKKWQNAIISRLKVLSGMDLAEKRIPQDGRIKLNLPDRKLDLRVSALPAIYGESVVMRILDQSSVILGLEDVGFLPDNIRIFKDLITTPNGVILMTGPTGSGKTTTLYSALATLNTPETKIITIENPVEYMLDGVNQIQVNEEVGLNFTTGLRSMLRQSPDVILVGEIRDQETAEIAVRAALTGHLVFSTLHTNDAPSATTRLVDMGVKPFLVASSIQAVIAQRLIRRLCGHCKRQEHRDIKDVPGIGAAEQDIENGADMCFPVGCDRCSGAGYRGRTAIHEIFVMDPKLRQLVIRGESSSRLKNLATKNGMRTLRMDGWKKVMLGHSSLEELDRVTAAD; this comes from the coding sequence ATGGGTCTGTTTGGAATTGGAAAATCGAAGGAAGGTCCGAAGGTCCCCAAGAAGGAAGAGGCCGCACGCACGATGGATGGGGCCGTCGAAGGGACCGACCCGCTTGCGAACGTCCCAGAGAATGAACAAGCGGCACCCGCAGGGCCGAAGCGCAAGGTCCCGACGAAAGAGCAGCGCGAGTACTTCGATGCAATGAATCGCGCCACCCGCCCGGGCATGAAGTCATCGCTGGCGGTCATGCTCGAGGAAAGCGGCCTGGTGAATCAGGAGATGATCCAGGACGCGATGGAAAAGGAAGGCGCGGCTTCGCTGAAGCGTTCGCTGATCCAGACCGGACAGCTCAGAGAAGAAGACATCATGGACGTCATTGCCGAGAAACTCGGCATGGAGACCATCGATCTCCACGAAGTCCCGATTGATGAAGATCTGATTGCGCAGATCAGCAAGAAGGTTGCGAAAGACTACCAGATTTTCCCGGTCTCCTACACGGACGACGAAATCACCATCGCGATTGCCGACCCTTTGAACATCCAGGTGATGGACGATCTCGAGCGCATCCTGTCGAAGAAGGTTCACGGCATGGTGGCGCGCGAGGAAGACATCGAGCGTTACTTCAAGCGTTACTACGAAGGCGATGAGATTGCGGACCTCTATCAGGAGGCCACGAACTCGCTGCACGAGCAGGAAGCGGAAGCACGCGAAGCTTACGTGACGATGGATATCAATGAAGACGAAAATGTGCCGCCTGTGGTGCGATTCGTTGACCTGATCTTCAAGCAGGCCGTCCATGACCGCGCATCTGATATTCATATCGAGCCGAGTCGCTACGGCGTGACCATCCGGTTCCGTATCGACGGTGTGTGCCACGAAGTTCCTTCTCCGCCAAAGAAGTGGCAGAACGCGATTATTTCTCGACTGAAGGTGCTGTCCGGAATGGACCTGGCCGAGAAGCGCATTCCGCAGGACGGTCGTATCAAGCTCAACTTGCCGGACCGCAAACTCGACCTCCGTGTCTCGGCGCTTCCCGCCATCTACGGTGAGTCGGTCGTCATGCGTATTCTCGACCAGTCCTCGGTTATCCTCGGTCTGGAGGACGTGGGCTTCCTGCCGGACAACATTCGCATTTTCAAGGACCTCATCACGACCCCCAACGGCGTTATCCTAATGACCGGTCCGACGGGATCCGGAAAGACGACGACTCTGTACTCGGCCCTTGCGACACTGAACACACCGGAAACGAAGATCATCACGATCGAGAACCCGGTGGAGTACATGCTGGATGGTGTGAATCAGATTCAGGTGAACGAAGAGGTGGGATTGAACTTCACAACGGGATTGCGCTCCATGTTGCGTCAGTCGCCGGACGTGATCCTCGTCGGTGAGATTCGTGACCAGGAAACTGCTGAGATCGCTGTTCGTGCCGCTCTCACCGGCCACTTGGTGTTCTCGACCCTCCACACGAACGACGCCCCTTCCGCCACGACACGCCTGGTCGATATGGGTGTGAAGCCGTTCCTTGTCGCTTCATCCATCCAGGCTGTTATCGCTCAGCGCCTGATCCGTCGACTGTGCGGACACTGTAAACGCCAGGAGCATCGGGACATCAAAGATGTTCCGGGCATTGGTGCGGCGGAGCAGGATATCGAGAACGGCGCGGATATGTGCTTCCCGGTCGGCTGCGATCGCTGCTCTGGCGCCGGGTATCGCGGCCGTACCGCCATCCACGAGATCTTCGTCATGGATCCCAAGCTTCGTCAGCTCGTAATCCGCGGCGAGTCCTCGTCGCGTCTGAAGAATCTGGCCACGAAGAACGGCATGCGCACGTTGCGCATGGATGGCTGGAAGAAAGTCATGCTCGGCCACTCATCGCTCGAGGAACTGGATCGCGTGACAGCCGCCGACTAA
- a CDS encoding O-antigen ligase family protein, producing MPTTTSDNPIFRIVGFVGAALLVLLAFGVPLAVAPPALIKLQTATAEIKIVKMLVSRFLVAILLIAASIRLLAPEALESLRRVALPLILLGAFLGSALLSAILSPDPAYSMRSLLTLGMLVLAAAVAPLFLTTPRRIRLVLYGAAAAAIVVAGVAVISGAGWGGLNAFIYGADPLAILKQGRGAEMGVVEGGTIRGATIATLGNPEYTGTFIAGGFLLTGSWVLDGWGSKWHRTWPGWTVGLGAMALMGMAIVATGTRGAWLVVLAGLTVRWVAQLRIRGWMIAAGLLAIILVSFLLNIFAGLLIFAIACGAALAHQVRTGRFIPVWQAIQKRTRVLLVIGPAIALIVLVAFSIQGPWNPRGLDILGRFSSGTSTQDRSVRERLLFYMLAGEMAAEQPLLGAGPGFFAPRYHRTLAKLAAEDESGVLQYSRLIAGSWFAENTHNDYFQTAAEQGFLGLALFLGVMTALFRGLIFRIRRGPPELAGPAHALAVVLAGYLTMMLTSFPLHEGARLATFFVFLGTAMACLALVYEEPAPADKSC from the coding sequence ATGCCGACGACCACTTCGGACAATCCCATTTTTCGCATCGTGGGATTCGTGGGGGCGGCGTTGTTGGTACTGCTCGCGTTTGGAGTTCCACTGGCGGTCGCACCCCCCGCACTGATCAAACTCCAGACCGCCACGGCAGAGATCAAGATCGTTAAGATGCTGGTCTCCCGATTCCTGGTGGCGATTCTGCTGATTGCTGCGTCAATCCGACTCCTTGCACCGGAAGCGTTGGAATCCTTGCGGCGCGTGGCGCTGCCGTTGATTCTTCTCGGAGCATTTCTTGGCTCGGCACTACTCTCTGCCATTCTCAGTCCCGATCCCGCTTACAGTATGCGGTCGTTACTGACGCTGGGGATGCTGGTACTTGCGGCGGCCGTCGCTCCGCTATTTCTGACAACGCCCAGACGCATTCGACTTGTTCTGTATGGCGCAGCGGCTGCTGCGATCGTGGTCGCCGGCGTCGCGGTCATCTCGGGGGCCGGATGGGGAGGGCTGAATGCTTTCATCTATGGAGCCGATCCGCTTGCGATTCTGAAGCAGGGCCGTGGCGCTGAGATGGGCGTTGTCGAAGGTGGAACGATCCGCGGCGCAACCATCGCGACGTTGGGGAATCCGGAGTACACTGGGACGTTCATCGCCGGCGGCTTTCTCCTGACTGGATCATGGGTCCTGGACGGATGGGGGAGTAAGTGGCATCGAACCTGGCCCGGATGGACTGTCGGACTTGGAGCGATGGCCCTGATGGGGATGGCGATCGTGGCGACCGGGACGCGCGGTGCATGGCTGGTGGTACTGGCAGGGTTGACCGTGCGTTGGGTCGCGCAATTGAGGATCCGCGGCTGGATGATCGCAGCGGGACTCCTGGCGATCATCCTTGTCAGTTTCCTGCTGAACATCTTTGCCGGCTTGCTGATATTCGCAATTGCCTGTGGAGCGGCCCTTGCGCATCAGGTTCGCACGGGACGATTCATTCCTGTCTGGCAAGCAATTCAGAAGCGCACGCGTGTGTTGCTGGTCATCGGACCAGCCATCGCGCTGATCGTGCTAGTCGCCTTCAGCATTCAGGGTCCCTGGAATCCTCGTGGGCTGGACATTCTCGGCCGCTTCTCTTCCGGCACATCGACCCAGGACAGATCGGTTCGTGAGCGCCTGCTCTTCTACATGTTGGCCGGCGAGATGGCCGCCGAGCAGCCGCTCCTTGGTGCCGGACCGGGGTTCTTTGCTCCGCGCTACCACCGGACTCTGGCGAAACTGGCTGCAGAGGATGAGAGCGGGGTTCTGCAATACTCGCGGCTGATTGCCGGCTCGTGGTTCGCGGAGAACACGCACAACGACTACTTCCAGACGGCTGCCGAACAAGGGTTTCTTGGGCTCGCGCTGTTTCTGGGAGTAATGACGGCGTTATTCCGAGGCCTGATCTTCCGGATCCGCAGAGGGCCGCCGGAGTTGGCAGGGCCCGCGCATGCCCTCGCGGTGGTGCTGGCGGGGTACTTGACCATGATGCTGACCAGTTTCCCTCTGCATGAGGGCGCGCGACTGGCCACGTTTTTTGTGTTTCTTGGGACCGCAATGGCCTGTCTGGCCTTGGTTTACGAGGAGCCTGCACCAGCCGATAAGAGCTGTTGA
- the topA gene encoding type I DNA topoisomerase, whose translation MTALVIVESPAKAKTISRFLGKDYKVTASYGHIRDLPEKADDIPADIKKKKWARYGVNLEENFEPIYVIPSSKQKYVERLKKAMQGAEELLLATDEDREGESISWHLLQVLAPDIPVKRIVFHEITPEAIQAALANPRDVDENLVRAQESRRILDRLFGYSLSPVLWKKVQSGLSAGRVQSVAVRLIVEREEERRAFKTSEYWDLEAAFRSSQGEFKATMAKLAEKRLASGKDFDATTGELKNRNVVLLGQDDAEDIAGQVAENVPWIVTRVEEKPATQRPSPPFTTSTLQQEANRKLGFQASRTMKTAQRLYEGVDLGSGERIGLITYMRTDSVTLSNRALEEAQVEINRMYGGEYAQGARPYKTKTRNAQEAHEAIRPTQLSRRPQDVADSLTRDELRLYELIWKRTVASQMPDAKLKRTIVDITAKDGQGRDVIFTASGRKIVFPGFLRAYVEGSDDPAEELGDKESLLPHLEQGQEVHREQKNGVDCALTDVAPKKHETTPPARYTEASLVKKLEEEGVGRPSTYASIISTIQDRGYVYSPPRSNQLVPTFTALAVTDLLRRHFPGYVDLKFTARMEEELDEIATGRREMVEHVREFYRGEETNGNPGLENLIAREEPKIDFPQYKLGEDPKTGMPIAVRIGRYGPFLMRGEGGDGNVADVPRQIPPADLTVEKAAELIEKKAAGPRELGEDPKTNKTVYAARGRFGAYVQLGETAKGKGAEKPLRASVPRGEDEESITLEHALELLYKKEEGNRELGQDQETGMTIYLAEGRYGPYVQLGEGSGKAKPKRASLPKDMSPEDVTMEIAQRLLSLPRVLGKDPESGADIMANVGRFGPYVQKGRDFRSLEDSDDVYTVGLDRALELLAQPKKGGRKKATGGAKSKAKRAPLRALGKSDDGREIGVFTGRYGPYVSDGKLNASLPKSMTEQDVTLEQALELLEKKAKK comes from the coding sequence ATGACCGCACTCGTTATCGTTGAATCACCAGCCAAAGCTAAGACGATCAGCCGCTTCCTCGGAAAAGACTATAAGGTGACGGCGTCCTACGGCCATATCCGCGATCTGCCGGAAAAGGCCGATGACATCCCCGCCGACATTAAGAAGAAGAAGTGGGCGCGCTACGGGGTGAACCTCGAAGAGAACTTCGAGCCGATCTATGTGATTCCGAGCAGCAAGCAGAAGTACGTCGAGCGCCTCAAAAAGGCGATGCAGGGCGCGGAAGAGCTGTTGCTCGCAACTGACGAGGACCGCGAAGGGGAGTCGATCAGCTGGCACCTTTTGCAGGTCCTGGCACCGGACATTCCGGTGAAGCGCATCGTCTTTCACGAGATCACGCCAGAGGCGATCCAGGCGGCCCTGGCGAATCCACGCGATGTAGACGAGAACCTCGTGCGTGCCCAGGAAAGCCGGCGGATTCTCGATCGCCTGTTCGGGTACTCGCTCTCGCCGGTGCTGTGGAAAAAGGTCCAGAGCGGCCTGAGCGCAGGCCGTGTGCAGTCCGTGGCGGTCAGGTTGATCGTCGAGCGCGAGGAAGAGCGTCGCGCATTCAAGACCAGCGAGTATTGGGATCTCGAGGCGGCGTTCCGCTCCTCGCAGGGCGAGTTCAAAGCGACGATGGCAAAGCTGGCCGAGAAGCGACTGGCCAGCGGCAAAGATTTCGATGCGACGACCGGCGAACTGAAGAACCGGAACGTCGTCCTGCTGGGGCAGGATGATGCGGAGGACATCGCCGGGCAGGTGGCGGAGAACGTCCCCTGGATCGTGACTCGGGTGGAGGAGAAGCCTGCCACACAGCGGCCCTCGCCGCCGTTCACGACCTCGACGCTGCAGCAGGAAGCCAACCGCAAGCTCGGCTTCCAGGCCAGCCGCACGATGAAGACGGCACAGCGCCTCTATGAAGGTGTCGATCTCGGCTCCGGCGAGCGCATCGGTCTGATCACCTACATGCGTACGGACTCGGTGACGCTGTCGAACCGCGCGCTGGAAGAAGCTCAGGTCGAAATCAACCGCATGTACGGCGGCGAGTACGCGCAGGGCGCCCGCCCTTACAAGACGAAGACGCGCAATGCGCAGGAAGCGCACGAGGCGATTCGTCCGACGCAGTTGAGCCGTCGGCCGCAGGATGTTGCGGATTCGCTGACACGCGATGAGTTGCGCCTGTATGAATTGATCTGGAAACGCACAGTCGCCAGCCAGATGCCCGATGCGAAGCTGAAGCGCACGATCGTGGATATCACGGCTAAGGATGGCCAGGGACGCGACGTCATTTTCACAGCCAGCGGCCGGAAGATCGTCTTCCCCGGTTTCCTGCGAGCCTACGTTGAAGGCAGTGACGATCCGGCAGAGGAACTGGGCGACAAGGAGTCGCTGCTTCCGCATCTGGAACAGGGCCAGGAAGTCCATCGCGAGCAGAAGAATGGTGTGGACTGCGCGCTGACGGATGTCGCTCCCAAGAAGCACGAGACGACCCCGCCTGCCCGATACACGGAAGCGTCGCTCGTGAAGAAGCTGGAAGAAGAAGGTGTGGGGCGTCCTTCCACCTATGCCTCGATTATCAGCACGATCCAGGATCGGGGGTACGTTTACTCTCCGCCTCGAAGCAATCAACTGGTGCCGACGTTCACGGCGCTTGCAGTGACGGATTTGTTGCGTCGCCACTTCCCGGGGTACGTCGATCTCAAGTTCACGGCTCGCATGGAAGAGGAACTGGACGAGATCGCGACCGGTCGTCGTGAGATGGTCGAGCACGTTCGCGAATTTTATCGTGGCGAAGAAACGAACGGAAACCCGGGTCTGGAGAATCTGATTGCTCGGGAAGAGCCAAAGATCGACTTCCCGCAGTACAAACTCGGCGAGGATCCCAAGACGGGGATGCCGATCGCTGTGCGAATCGGACGCTATGGTCCGTTCCTGATGCGCGGCGAAGGCGGTGATGGCAACGTGGCTGATGTTCCGCGCCAGATTCCGCCAGCCGATCTGACTGTGGAGAAGGCTGCTGAACTCATCGAGAAGAAAGCTGCCGGACCGCGGGAACTGGGCGAGGATCCGAAGACCAACAAGACCGTCTATGCAGCGCGTGGGCGATTTGGCGCATACGTTCAGTTGGGCGAGACGGCGAAGGGCAAGGGCGCGGAGAAGCCCCTGCGTGCTTCCGTGCCGCGCGGCGAGGACGAAGAGTCCATCACGCTCGAACATGCGCTCGAGTTGCTGTACAAGAAGGAAGAGGGGAATCGCGAACTCGGTCAGGATCAGGAAACGGGCATGACGATCTACCTGGCTGAAGGGCGTTATGGTCCCTACGTGCAATTGGGCGAGGGCAGCGGCAAGGCCAAGCCCAAGCGCGCCTCGCTGCCAAAGGACATGTCGCCAGAGGACGTAACGATGGAGATCGCGCAGCGACTTCTCAGCCTCCCCCGTGTTCTCGGCAAAGACCCTGAGTCCGGTGCGGATATCATGGCGAACGTTGGGCGCTTCGGTCCGTACGTTCAGAAGGGTCGTGACTTCCGTTCGTTGGAAGACAGCGACGATGTTTACACGGTCGGCCTCGATCGTGCGCTGGAGCTTCTGGCGCAGCCCAAGAAGGGCGGTCGCAAGAAGGCAACGGGCGGAGCAAAGTCTAAGGCCAAACGCGCGCCGCTACGGGCTCTGGGCAAGTCGGACGATGGCCGCGAAATCGGCGTCTTCACCGGTCGCTACGGTCCGTATGTCTCCGATGGGAAGCTGAATGCTTCGCTGCCAAAGAGCATGACGGAGCAGGACGTTACACTTGAACAGGCCCTGGAGTTGCTGGAGAAGAAAGCCAAGAAGTAG
- a CDS encoding protein kinase — translation MPAPDDQNIPTDLPADLPQDPATSYDPAKTIRLPENAQQTTSLAFQTTLSPGRWTVSASQGEGKQTEEVQADLPAFELQEVIGKGGFGEVWQALQSSLGRVIAIKRLREDRFLESRDDPGSSRQMEITFRQEAFTTARLDHPNIVPIYDLGVDDEGRPMLAMKLVRGRPWDELLIADAELPPREFLDRHLPILIDTAQAVAFAHSRGIIHRDLKPSQVMVGDYGEVLLMDWGLSVIYDLERANSTEDRPIDARLGMTLESASNPCGTVAFMAPEQTEDTAKNIGPWTDVYLLGGTLYYLLTLRFPHGAPDVQGAFRQAMLGEVTPAQMRAPNREIPAELAELCSRALAPNRAERLESAEAFLQALRDFQSGASKRRESEAIVGTIERRLSAGLASYRDFGECENELARAIGLWGENRAARQLQDRVLQGHTELALRNGDLMLARVLAERLEHTPEAVALFANVEAAERRSRHHQTQRRVLIRATVVLCVVLAFLAVFAYRRAIMAQNEREKADISRQLAENALGQSRKKAAEAERERDLAHDSRRRAEDLMSFMLVDLREELEPLNRLDILDQVAMKSLDYFEDLPAEEFTPTAWQQRVLSLRQIGQVLLNQGKLSEADDAFKQAQDLMGQLIESDPENLSYKRDYATILGQVAHVRYMQGELDEALNLNRQAREMLNGLANDAETRRALAERLAQGVDFELDAGNLETATELQQNALEIQRGLTAENPDSTADRSRLAEYESQLSDIQERLGLLADAIETQEDALAIIEELSAQDPTNPNLLHSLAGAYSEYAGLLRQGGRMEEALDYSRKCLDVFEPLAKADTANLDWQHRLGVFDLQLAVFEEISGQITPARDRYQDAIDVLEALVARDPENMLWRFDLGRAHQFLADLLVNQRQGDEALLHANKAQGIYSSLVEAAPENAQYLRHLGASLNAKGLILEAAQKYDAAEDALRKSLEIRREMLENDPTNAVRHRDVAVGLTNLAATLKSEGRYDEAIEAYWESADVLKSLSDADTANYQLQFDVIATQMNIGTVLQEIGREEDALEAYDLATESCRQLVKDEPANQEFQRMLIMIYLTRGEALDAMERPEHALHYFNLAIELAESQLADDQSNLDAESNLASALADSASIQWRLENREEALATRKKALAHYLSLVEASPSNPYSVYGLLNTRSLQGYEEREVGDLDAAAESYRLGIAESLEALEQPGQAPLAAEEMLPELALGLAIVEAQRGNIDLAIAALKQAVDHGFDDAKYLESEELLAPVREGAPEEIKKLKEQIRESLQEPGEE, via the coding sequence ATGCCCGCACCGGATGACCAGAACATCCCCACCGATCTGCCGGCAGATCTGCCGCAAGACCCCGCGACGTCCTACGATCCGGCGAAGACAATCCGGCTGCCCGAGAATGCTCAGCAGACAACCAGCCTGGCGTTTCAAACGACATTGAGTCCCGGCCGATGGACGGTTTCCGCCAGCCAGGGCGAAGGCAAGCAGACTGAAGAAGTGCAGGCAGACCTGCCGGCGTTTGAGTTGCAGGAAGTCATCGGCAAGGGTGGATTCGGCGAGGTCTGGCAGGCGCTGCAATCCTCTCTCGGCCGCGTGATCGCGATCAAGCGCCTCCGCGAGGATCGCTTCCTTGAATCGCGTGACGATCCTGGTTCATCCCGCCAGATGGAAATCACGTTCCGGCAGGAAGCCTTCACGACAGCGCGCCTCGACCACCCGAACATCGTTCCGATCTACGACCTCGGTGTGGATGACGAGGGACGTCCGATGCTTGCGATGAAACTCGTCCGTGGTCGTCCCTGGGATGAGCTGTTGATTGCGGATGCCGAATTACCCCCGCGCGAGTTCCTCGATCGCCATTTGCCAATTCTGATCGATACGGCACAGGCCGTCGCTTTCGCTCATTCGCGTGGCATCATTCACCGAGACTTGAAGCCCTCGCAAGTTATGGTGGGCGATTACGGCGAAGTCCTCCTCATGGATTGGGGACTCTCTGTCATCTACGACCTGGAACGCGCGAACTCGACCGAAGATCGTCCGATCGATGCCCGGCTCGGGATGACATTGGAGAGTGCCTCTAACCCCTGCGGGACCGTCGCCTTTATGGCGCCGGAACAAACAGAGGACACGGCAAAGAATATCGGCCCCTGGACCGACGTGTACCTTCTCGGTGGAACACTCTACTATCTGCTGACGCTGCGCTTTCCTCACGGCGCCCCGGATGTACAAGGCGCTTTCCGCCAGGCCATGCTTGGTGAAGTGACTCCCGCCCAAATGCGTGCCCCAAATCGGGAGATTCCGGCGGAACTGGCGGAACTCTGCAGCCGGGCCCTCGCGCCCAACCGTGCCGAACGGCTCGAGTCAGCTGAGGCGTTTCTTCAGGCACTTCGCGACTTCCAATCGGGCGCATCGAAACGTCGTGAGTCGGAAGCGATTGTTGGCACCATCGAACGACGCTTGAGTGCCGGATTGGCGAGCTACCGCGATTTCGGAGAGTGTGAAAACGAATTGGCGCGCGCGATCGGTTTGTGGGGAGAAAACCGCGCAGCCCGCCAACTCCAGGATCGCGTTCTGCAGGGCCATACGGAACTCGCTCTGCGGAACGGCGACTTGATGTTGGCGCGTGTGCTGGCGGAACGACTTGAACACACGCCTGAGGCCGTTGCGCTCTTCGCCAATGTCGAAGCCGCGGAACGGCGTTCGCGGCACCATCAAACTCAGCGCCGCGTGCTGATCCGAGCAACTGTCGTGCTCTGCGTTGTCCTGGCGTTCCTGGCCGTGTTTGCATATCGCCGAGCCATCATGGCACAGAATGAACGGGAGAAAGCCGATATCAGCCGACAACTGGCTGAGAATGCTCTTGGTCAGTCGAGGAAGAAGGCCGCCGAGGCTGAGCGCGAGCGCGATCTCGCGCACGATTCGCGTCGGCGTGCGGAAGATCTGATGAGCTTCATGCTCGTCGATCTTCGCGAGGAACTGGAGCCTCTCAATCGGCTCGATATTCTCGACCAAGTGGCGATGAAGTCACTTGATTACTTCGAGGATCTACCCGCGGAAGAATTTACCCCGACCGCCTGGCAACAGCGCGTGCTTTCGCTCCGCCAGATCGGGCAGGTCCTTCTGAATCAGGGCAAGTTGTCCGAAGCAGACGATGCCTTCAAACAAGCTCAAGACCTGATGGGACAATTGATCGAGAGCGATCCCGAGAATCTCTCGTACAAGCGCGACTACGCCACAATCCTTGGCCAGGTGGCGCATGTCCGTTACATGCAAGGCGAACTGGATGAGGCCTTGAATCTCAATCGTCAGGCCCGTGAAATGCTCAACGGACTTGCCAACGATGCAGAAACAAGACGTGCCCTCGCAGAGCGCCTGGCTCAAGGTGTGGATTTCGAACTCGATGCCGGCAATCTCGAAACCGCCACAGAGCTGCAACAGAATGCGCTGGAGATTCAGCGTGGCCTCACGGCTGAGAACCCTGACAGCACCGCCGACCGCAGCCGGCTCGCGGAATACGAATCGCAGCTCTCGGACATTCAGGAGAGGCTCGGGCTGCTGGCGGACGCGATCGAGACACAGGAAGATGCTCTCGCCATCATCGAGGAACTTTCGGCACAGGATCCCACGAATCCGAATCTCCTCCATAGCCTCGCCGGTGCCTATTCCGAATACGCCGGGCTGCTTCGCCAGGGCGGTCGCATGGAGGAGGCCCTGGATTACAGTCGCAAGTGCCTCGATGTCTTTGAGCCGCTCGCCAAAGCCGATACGGCGAATCTCGACTGGCAACACCGATTGGGTGTGTTCGATCTGCAGTTGGCCGTCTTCGAAGAAATCTCCGGACAAATCACCCCGGCGCGCGATCGCTATCAAGATGCCATCGATGTTCTGGAAGCCCTCGTCGCAAGAGATCCGGAGAATATGCTGTGGCGATTTGATCTCGGACGAGCGCACCAGTTCCTGGCAGATCTGCTTGTGAATCAGCGACAAGGCGACGAGGCGCTCCTGCATGCGAACAAGGCTCAGGGCATCTACAGCTCATTGGTCGAAGCCGCCCCCGAGAATGCCCAGTATCTGCGCCATCTCGGGGCCAGTCTGAATGCCAAGGGGCTCATTCTGGAGGCGGCACAGAAGTACGACGCCGCCGAAGATGCGCTTCGGAAGTCACTCGAGATCCGTCGCGAGATGCTGGAGAACGATCCAACGAATGCCGTTCGTCATCGCGATGTGGCCGTTGGCTTGACCAATCTGGCTGCCACGCTGAAGTCGGAAGGTCGCTACGATGAAGCGATCGAGGCCTACTGGGAATCGGCCGATGTGCTGAAGAGCCTGTCCGATGCGGACACGGCAAACTACCAACTGCAATTCGATGTAATTGCTACGCAGATGAATATCGGAACAGTGCTGCAGGAGATCGGCCGAGAGGAAGACGCCCTCGAAGCATACGATCTGGCGACTGAGAGCTGTCGACAGTTGGTGAAGGATGAACCGGCCAACCAGGAATTCCAGCGCATGCTCATTATGATCTATCTGACCCGAGGCGAAGCTCTGGATGCGATGGAGCGGCCGGAGCACGCCCTGCATTACTTCAACCTGGCGATCGAACTGGCAGAGTCTCAGTTGGCCGACGATCAATCGAATCTGGATGCGGAAAGCAACCTCGCATCCGCACTCGCCGATTCAGCCAGCATTCAATGGCGGCTTGAGAATCGCGAGGAAGCACTTGCCACGCGCAAGAAGGCGCTCGCCCACTACTTGAGCCTTGTCGAGGCAAGTCCCAGTAATCCGTATTCAGTCTACGGGCTCCTCAACACGCGCTCGCTCCAGGGATATGAAGAACGCGAAGTTGGAGATCTCGATGCCGCCGCGGAAAGCTATCGTCTGGGAATCGCAGAGTCCCTTGAAGCTCTCGAGCAACCGGGTCAAGCACCGCTTGCAGCCGAGGAAATGCTGCCGGAACTCGCGCTCGGTCTCGCTATCGTCGAAGCGCAGCGTGGCAACATTGATCTGGCCATCGCCGCCCTCAAACAAGCGGTCGATCACGGCTTCGATGACGCGAAGTATCTGGAAAGCGAAGAACTCCTCGCGCCCGTACGTGAAGGGGCACCAGAGGAAATCAAGAAGTTAAAGGAACAAATCCGAGAGAGCCTTCAGGAGCCCGGAGAGGAGTAG